The following proteins are encoded in a genomic region of Rattus rattus isolate New Zealand chromosome 2, Rrattus_CSIRO_v1, whole genome shotgun sequence:
- the LOC116894192 gene encoding olfactory receptor 478-like, whose amino-acid sequence MAFLEDGNHTTVTEFILFGLTDNPVLRVILFTIILCIYLVTVSGNLSTILLIRVSSKLHHPMYFFLSHLAFADIGYSSSVTPNILVNFLVEKNTISYFGCNIQFSSAAFFGGLECFLLAAMAYDRFMAISNPLLYSTKMSTQVYVLLLLVAYIGGLLDSCSFTICFYSLVFCGPNEINHFFCDLAPLLKLSCSDVRITAMILSFTVGLVIGVTMFVIAISYTYILITILKMHSTEGRQKAFSTCTSHLTAVTLFYGTITFIYVMPKSNYSIDQNKVMSVFYMVVVPMLNPLIYSLRNNEIKGALKRQFGRKIFP is encoded by the coding sequence ATGGCTTTTCTGGAGGATGGGAACCACACTACAGTGACAGAGTTCATTTTATTTGGCTTAACAGATAACCCAGTTCTTAGAGTCATCCTCTTCACCATCATCCTGTGCATCTACCTGGTGACTGTGTCTGGGAACCTCAGCACCATACTTCTCATCAGAGTCTCCTCCAAGCTCCATCaccccatgtacttctttctcaGCCACTTGGCTTTTGCTGACATAGGCTACTCATCATCTGTTACACCTAATATCCTTGTCAACTTCCTGGTGGAGAAAAATACTATCTCCTACTTTGGATGTAACATCCAGTTcagctcagctgctttctttgggggacttgaatgttttcttttggctGCCATGGCTTATGATCGCTTCATGGCAATCTCTAATCCACTGCTTTATTCAACTAAAATGTCCACACAAGTCTATGTCCTGTTGCTCCTCGTGGCTTACATAGGTGGTCTTCTTGATAGTTGTTCTTTTACTATATGCTTCTATTCTTTAGTTTTCTGTGGACCCAATGAAATCAatcactttttctgtgatttggctCCATTATTAAAATTATCATGTTCTGATGTCAGAATAACTGCAATGATTCTCTCATTTACAGTTGGATTAGTTATTGGGGTGACAATGTTTGTCATTGCCATCTCTTACACCTACATCCTCATCACTATCCTGAAGATGCACTCTACTGAGGGTCGGCAGaaggccttctccacctgcacctcccacctcactgcagtCACTCTGTTCTATGGAaccattacatttatttatgtgatgCCCAAATCCAACTACTCCATTGACCAGAACAAGGTGATGTCTGTGTTCTACATGGTGGTAGTACCCATGTTAAACCCCCTTATCTACAGCCTCAGGAATAATGAGATTAAGGGTGCTCTGAAAAGACAATTTGGTAGGAAAATCTTTCCTTAG